The window TCCCCCAGCCAGCTCAGCTCACCCCGCACCCCGGGTCCGGAGGGGCAGGACACCGGAGGATGGGCGCACACCGCTCCGCCTTCCCGGCCCTGAGGAGCCGGCTCGGTGGGGAGCTGCCCACGGGCGGGCGGATGAGGGGGCTGGAGCCGCAGCGCGCTTCCCCCCGCCGGCCCGCGCCCCCGCCCCTTGGTACCTCTTGGTGTAGAGCTCGAAGAGGCGGTGTGAGCCATGGCACTCGTAGCTGCAGGCCAGGCAGATCCCCGCCGGCTCCCCGCCGGGCGGCGTGCAGGTGCTGCAGGCGTACAGCGCCTGCCGCTTCACGGCTCCCTACGGGACAACACCGACACGAGATACAGAGACCGCTGGGGGACTCCTGCCCCGGAGGGGTGGGGGTCCCTGCCCCGGggcggccccgccccctgccccGCCCCGCGCGACCCCGCCCCCACCTGGGAGTAGCTGCAGCGCTCGTGGTCGCTGCCTCCGAGCACGGCCCGCGCCTCCTTCTCGAGCTCCTCGTTCTCGGCCAGCACCTCGGCCAGGGACACCACCGGCTCCTCCGCACCGCCGCTCCCCGGATCCGCGCCCTCCGGGGCCGCCGCTTCCATCGCCGGGACGCGAGGCCGAGAGCGAGATGAGGCGGGAAACACGCGGCCGAGGCACCAGGGGGCGCCACAGCGGAAGCGGAACCGCGGGCCTCACGTGATCAAAGAGAGCGGTGAGGCTCGATAGCGCGGCTGGCGAGCACGTGACTTGTGAGCGGGGCGGAGCCAGACGCGGGGGTCGCCCGCGCTTCCGGGCGGCAGGATGGAGCTGGTGGCGGAGCTGAGGGGCCGCGACGGAGAGACGCGGTCGGTGCGGGTGCCGCTGCCGCGCCCGGCGGAGCAGGGCCAGGCCGGGCAGCTGCGCGGGCTGCGGCAGAGCCTGGCCGAGCTGCGGGAGCGGGTGGTGGAGCTGTTGGCGCCCCTGGTGCAGGCCGAGAGAGAGGCGGCGGGTGGCGGCAGGCCGCGCCGTGAGTGGGGGCGGGGAGCGGGCGGGAGCGCAGCTTGAAGGCTCCGCTGCCCCCGGGTCGCCCCCTGCGCCCCCCACCGCTCATCCGCGCCCTATTGAATCCCCTCAGGTGACGCCGAGGATGACGACGACGatgagcaggaagaggaggaggatgatgaaGGCGAAAACAATATCGACACGAAAGCAAACGCCGACGACCCACCTCCAAAGCGGACGAGGGTTCAGCAGCCATGGTGACGGCACTGGGTGCAGGGGTCAGGGC of the Melopsittacus undulatus isolate bMelUnd1 chromosome 4, bMelUnd1.mat.Z, whole genome shotgun sequence genome contains:
- the GON7 gene encoding EKC/KEOPS complex subunit GON7, with the translated sequence MELVAELRGRDGETRSVRVPLPRPAEQGQAGQLRGLRQSLAELRERVVELLAPLVQAEREAAGGGRPRRDAEDDDDDEQEEEEDDEGENNIDTKANADDPPPKRTRVQQPW